CTGGCTGGGACAGACATCACCACAGCATCCACATTGACCAACTACTAACTAATCACAATACCTTAGATGGAGGCTTTTTAACCTTAACACAACCAGACACTATTTCTTACTTCCCGATCTCTATTCTGCTGTAAAAACTCCTATATTCACACCTTCTGTAAACTTATAAATAAGATTGACTATCACATTCTGCTCCCAAAATGCTTACTCCGTACGAGTTAGAGGATTTTAACATCACTTCTTAACCAAATCCTGCCCAAAACTTTATTCTCCTGTGGAATAACCAAGATCTTTATGACCTGCTATATTCCTTTAACTCAATCCTCTTTTACCACTAGATACCATTAttattccaatttatagctCTTACTCCTGTTTACTTGATCCACCCATCTCGCGGATGGATCTCTGGCTGACTATAGCCTGGGCTAACATCTCCAGGGTCTACTGAGTGTTAGGATCTCCCTGCCTACTAGGTACAGTAGGTACGGCTCCTTACAAACCTCTTACAAAAGATTACTCTGCCGGTTCAGATACCGGTGCAGTTCCTGTCTGACTTGGAAGTTTCATCCCCTTACGTCGGGATAACTATCTAATTTTTTCTAtggataccaccaccatttgggcccaacttgagaagagaacgaggatgcacagagtgcgaagtctacaggaagtaaaacctatgctctgataccaaattgacaggccccgacccaattttcactttggaattcgagccaagtcctgtgcgtgtccgacacctggcaatgtcgggcacaaatgacctttttacccttcttgtctcaaattctttttaacttcccttagacttctgccgaaatttcgacagagtctcccctgtattttgactaatcccaaaaatttccacctgttaaacaacccataaattcacaccaactgccagaatatttccaaataacagatctccactttcagtttttcaacttcaactaaatatcagagcatactttaaagttttcacggtttcaaagattttctacaaactctaccttggtgcggaagctataattggcccggtggtggatcccgcgtacttctacggcctggggatgaaaacagtttgaaaaatgtgagtggaccaaacataagaattcttgaaaacagtttatcaatcataataacccccactataaaaatagttaaataaaacgGAATACGTATTCtccatttaaagcatactaaacttaaagcattctatgtaaattatattcaagctcgataaattttatttaaaagtactgaaatcaaagcttgtataaaacactgaaatcaaacttgtataaaagcactgtactcaaaccttgcataactgaacaaaaatatataaatgtatcaatgccTGACAAATCAGAGAAGCTGATACAAAATAACTggaaatcataattaaataaagcaaactcaaaatcctttgaaaataccacctatttgtacccctgtcatatccgtcaattcccctggcaggtctcgggtgCCACACAGTATACCCGAgtcgcaaactggcgaaatcaggggactatgatcagcctatcccgccggcagattcctcgatgacaccaagtcagctcgagtcgctctggcaggatgcaggggaccgtagtcagcctgatccgcaatcctggcaggtctcgaggacacagagtcagccgagccgcaatcctggcaggtctcgggacaccaagtctgccgagccgccaatcctggcactcacggtccgagcgtccccgaaactcgtgaggcaaagtcaagtgcactgacataaactgaaatcggactggatgtccgtagacatcgatccaactctgggtaatcaccaaaaattaATGGGTGCGAGgtggtttaaaaataaaatcctttagaaaaatatgaataacaactgaaatctcaagttgtgctgctatttcttctgtcataagcctcaaaatctgttttctataactcttaagCATGTAAAAGTAAGCAGCACACAACTTATAAAACTAATTCTGTACTACTCATGCTCGGAAAcacaataaagcttactcaagatcaaataaggaatttAGTCAAGTAAACTCGTTTATAAaactcttttatataaaatcaatataaaattacttataaaatcttatttatggaaaacctctatataactcatttatataaaatatttcatgaaagaaagtccactcacagatggtccgagctactttgacccttcgaaggtctcttttgcaatcctgtctggctcctggtgcctgattacccataaagattaaattaataaactgctgaataaaaagaatttcaactaaacaccctgcccccggctcctagaaatacgttcACTCGTTTcaggttactcctatgcccaccttaGCTTTTTGGACAGTTAGACCGGCCTTAATAGACCCAAAACCTCNNNNNNNNNNNNNNNNNNNNNNNNNNNNNNNNNNNNNNNNNNNNNNNNNNNNNNNNNNNNNNNNNNNNNNNNNNNNNNNNNNNNNNNNNNNNNNNNNNNNTCttcctaatataatttcaccaccactaattaaataatggggttttattattttaggttcgacccattcgagacgcaagtctcttaattacaatcctttgcttcaagggaaaaccctttgattccatcataaagaaacagaacgtgtgtgtttgattttgcagctgctcccaagtccaacctcaggatgcctacgtatcctttgcgggaatcaagccactcgtagttcaaaaattcatgatgaataaatgactcatcacaaaacgaagaatttgaatgggtttgattgaggagtttgagtgaatttagctgaataaaccagggattcgatatggaaatatgtttgggatggttgcatctagattgaatctctagattgcctacgtacccttttaaagggatcaaaccaacgtagttcgaaatttggaaatcaacgggtaagtgtggcccactaattgagaatttctGTTTGAGAGACTTGGACTTAATCTCATTAGAGttttcatgggtagatgacccatggaaaattggatggttttgtaccactttcGTTGTTGTCAAtatccaagaaaaataatgagtaaTTTTAATTATGCCATTAATTTTTCCTAAACATTGACAATTGCGTTTgggaaagttttttttttggcaaaattTGGTTAAAATAAACCagatatttaaatttgattgcgGTTGCGTCTATTGGGATGTtagactgcctacgtacccttgacGGGATCAAACCGACGTAgttccaaaatttagaaattaatgggtaagtgtggcccaataatttagagttggtgtctttgagacgatttgaagattttcataggtagatgacctatgggaaaaattagaaattaatgggtatgtatggcccaataatttagaatttgtatatttgagataatttggggattttcataGATAGATGACCTATGAGaaataattagaaattaatgggtatgtatggcccattaattgagaatttgtgtttgagatatttgaacttaatctcattggaatttcCATGGATGGATGACCTATGGGAAATTTAggaattaatgggtaagtgtggcccattaattgagaatttgtgtttgagatatttgaatttaatctcattggaattttcatgggtagatgacccaaaaaaaatttggatggttttgtaccactttttctttttgtcaatgtcCCAAAAAATTAGtgagcaattttgattaaccctctaattttctaaagttgacATTTgcaatttgggaattttttttttggcaaaattttgttaaaataaaccagatatttaaatttgatgttcaTCTATTGGGATGTtagactgcctacgtacccttgatGGGATCAAACCTGCGTAGTTCCaagaatttagaaattaatgggtaagtgtggcccaataatttagagttggtgtctttgagacgatttgaagattttcataggtagatgacctatgggaaataattagaaattaatgggtatgtatggcccaataatttagaatttgtatatttgagataatttggggattttcataggtaggtATCCtatgggaaaattttgaaattaatgggtgAGTGTGGCCctttaattgagaatttgtgtttgagatatttgaatttaatctcattggaattttcatgggtagatgacccatgggaaattttggaatggttttgtaccatttttattgttaatgtccaaagaaaattaaaaggggCATTTTAATGAGCCCATTAAGGATTAATCCATCAACCACATAATTTATTTGGACCAACCCATGAaatattttgggcttttgagaGTTAATGGGTAATTTGTTTTATTGACCCATCAATTTGTTTTTCGGGCCTTTTAGTTGGCCCATAAACAAAAGGTCCATGTCAGAAAAACTTTGAGAGCTAGTTGCATTTGAAATTGATATCTATTTGGAGAAGTAGAGATCGATCCAAACTGAGCCACTCCCATCCTTATCTGGATCAATTCAAACTGGACCCAATTATATATCTCTTCAGCCACTCATCTGCCACAATCAATACGGAGCCTAGAGTCTTAGACGCCAAAACCAAAGCAAGACCTTTGCTTTGCTCATATCTGTCAGATTTAGACTACATAAaccatttaaaatattaatctGAGGTCTTGGGAACTTGAAGGCAGACTTGGACCACATAAACCATTGGAAATATGGGAGCTTGAAGGCAACACGTCAGTTTGTCAAAGTACAAAGGTACTTGTCCttgttttttgtcttttcttccaatttcaacaaGGTGGCTGACGCCACCTTCTTCATGGTCCTTGGAAagacaccttttttttttgtatcaccttcatcttttttttttttatgttttggctTGTTGGCTTTTCTTCTCCTGTTTCTTCTTGATCTGCTGCTTCCTTTTTTGCTttgaatttcttcttccttttgaaACAAAGTGGCTGACGCcactttcccttttttttcttcttccgtttattttcttttcagtgGAAGCCTTCTCCCTTTTCTCTTGGAAGCCTTCTCCCTTtgagctctttttttttttctttgcttttggtttgctGCGCAACCAGATGAAGAATTCAAAGGATAGACTGTACAAACGTGGCCTCCCTTTTCAAgctttgttccttttttttgtgCACACAGCTGATTTTTATTTGCTGATTTTTATGTACCCAAATTGGATTTGTGCTCTTGAGAACTCACTGAATGAATTTTATGCCCAAAAAAAATGGATATACCATTCAGGGTATTTGATTGAGGGTTACACACCCATGATGGATTTTGTATCCAATATTTTGTAtccatttcaaaggattttcttttgctcgGCAGAACTTTGTTAAACAGAAATCCTCTCATGGATTTGTTGTTCATCATttaagggttgccacccaatatggattcatcatccaagagaatgattttagggttgccacccattatggatttatcatccaagagaatgattttagggttgccacccaacaagaattaattgacagGATCAATCTACCTGTGAAAATGTCTCTTCTTGTATTTGtgctcctgcaattttccttctgcaacaattttcttcttctgtcgtcTTCTCCTGTTTTTCTGTCCtcctttctcctccttttttttttttctctttaatgcagaatatttatattaaaaaaatgaataaccAACTCCCCCAAAAATAGGAGCCACTCAACCCACTTAAACATTTTCATTGGTTGGAGacccccacctttttccaaacttcccccCACCTTTTTTTAATCCCACGTTccaatgtgattttttttattccaacagaGTGTaaggaaaagaataaaaaaaaagagagaggagagaggagagaggagagtgtgagtaaaagaataaaaaaagagtggTGATTTCTCCACTccaattttattcatttacacttcattttttaattaaaaaataagtggtaagtggataaaattggaATGGACCCTAAAAAAataggagaggagagagatgagagtgtatgtaatattttttttaacaaaaattagaGCCgggcaaaaaaaaagagaggagagagaaaagtgtgggtaatatttatttaacataAATTTGGGCCGCACATGAGCCCAGCCTGCCACATGCTGGAACAGACCCTGATCTGGGTCTGTAAATTTCAcctcttttaattttgaatagCTTAAAAGAGTAGAATTTATCAGAACCCAGAAATGTAAATTAAAAAGTTTTTGCAAATGTGGAAATTAACCAAGCACAGATGGTTTTAATTACGATCTTGTAGTTGAATTACCAATACAAAATTTGCACCAAGTTTTCTTGTGATACATTTCAACCGTCAACAATCCAACATAGGACAGACATATAGACAAAAACAGgcttctttcttatttttgatGAAATAAAAGTTTAGGGAAGGGAGAGGCTACCCCCACACCCAGGGCCATGGCAAACCTTAGACCTTTTCAGATTTACAGAGGAATATACAAATTGTCCACCAAACTCGGAATTGCTGGCAATGGGACTCGAACGTTAGTGGGGCGACACACAATGCAAGGACCTTACCAACTGAACCAACCCGTGTCGGTAAAAATAGGTTTCTTTCTACcttctttgaaaatttaatttcccAATGCAATAGGCAAATAGAGACGCATAAGCAACTGGGAAAGCAATGAGAACAATAGCCACAAGGGCTAAACCATCATGATGGAAACCATAGTAATCTTGTAGGAAGGAACCAACTGTTTTATGCTCCCCAAAAATCAGGATGTCTTTGTTCATGTCTCCATATTGTGAGGTCAGGAGGCCATTTAGGGACCATGATGTAGGACATATCCAATAGCACCAAACCCACCACTTAGGAATTTTCTGCATAAAACATATACAACATAATGGTCAGCTTCCCTGTACATGTCACCGCATTAATTCCAGCATCAGATTAAGAAAGAGTTGAATTCGTTTACCGGTCCCGGCATGAGGAAGCCAGAGAAAAGATTCAATATGGTGTAGACTGCAGTTGCCAAAATGGAAGCAACATCCAGGTTTGTGCTCAACGAAGCAATCAGCATCCCAAGATACACAAAGTACAGAAATGTCCAGAATGTTGCATAAAAGTACCAAAAAACCTTAGTAGCTGACCAATAATACCCTATTGTAGGGTATGTTATAATCACAAACAGAATTGCTTGCAACATTGTGTATGGCATTTCCACGGCCACCTGCAACATTAAACATATATAGTTAAGGCTGATCCTGTATAAATCAAGAGATGTTAAAATTTTCTGTTAATATCGAACCTGCGCAAACGAATAAGCCTTTGATGAGTACATCCCAGCAAATCGTTCCCGGTACAAAACAGTGCGCTCAGTTTCCACATAAGGCAGAACTAAGTTGCAATTGGTTACGCCCAAGAATATTACAGCAATGTACATGGACCCAAGTATGTTCAACAAATCCTGCTCATTATTTCTTCaggaaaatggaaaacatAGGATTTAGAAGTTAGCAAAGTTCTTGtgcttttgatttttattttgaaataactatTATTATGAAAGACCTAATTCCTTTCATGAGTAACAGATGTCAATATAGAAAGATTTACATGAAtggttttctttcctttttttcttttctgaaatATATGAATGGTCACTTCTGGGTATGAATATGAAGGGAGAAAATGGGGCTTACATTTCCTTCCCTTTCTGCCAAAAGATTATCCCAAACAACACTGAAGCACTAATCATAAACATGAAACGTGCTAGATTGTATTCCGGACTTCTCCAGTAGGACAAGTGTTGTTTCCAAAGGCATGCCTTAAACTGCACCCAGCTATTTTGAGGAAAAGGAGTGGGAAAATACAAGTCCTTTGAACCCGGCTTTGGCACGCTTAACTGTCTTACCAGCTCAATTGTGTccctgcaaaagaaaaaataatgttatgATTGATTTAACACCTGAAGTAAAAAACCTGATGATCATGTTTAACTTGCTCAACAGATGGACTAGTTTACTTTCAACATTCATAATCCACAAAGAAATTAATCCCATGGGATGCCTTCTGATAAAGTATGCATTTCAAGTAATGGTAATAACATACACACCCACCTATACTGAGTAGACTCTCTATAAATGCTGGCAAAATCTAaaccaagttcttcctctacCGAAGCAGAAGTAACTTCTAACATCCATGTTGCTGGATTGTaattatctttgatttttgGTACACCAGGAATGCCCTGTTGGATGGTGGCATATTGGAGTTAGTAATATACAGCAACTCTATATGCATGCACTGCTGAAACTATGAGCATACCTCGAAATATTCGATTAGTTTACTCGATTGATGTCCTAATATTCCAGAATAGATGATCTGTCCTCCCGTTTTGATCAAAATTAACTGCAAAAATCAATGTCTTCCTTAGTTACACGCTTCTATCTTTTGGTCTAATTTTAGGACTGAAGGCTACCTCATCAAAAGACTCAAAGATATCAATGCTTGGTTGGTGAATTGTGCAAACAGTTGTCCTTCCTGTGTCAATGACGTTCTTCACTGCGCGCATGACAATTGCAGCTGCTCTGGCGTCTAAACCTGATGTAGGTTCATCCATAAATATTATGGATGGATTGGAAACAAGCTCCACTGCAATTGTTAGCCTTTTACGCTGCTCAGTGGATAGGCCACTTTGTCCAGGAATCCCGACTAAAGAATCTTTTATATCCTCCAGTTCAATCGTTTCAATGACTTCTTCCACAAATCTCTGCGAAATAGATAAGAAAAGTATACTATGAGGGCAGTGCATTGAACTCTGTTACACCCAAGGAATGGCCCTGTGACAATTTTTTATATCTTATATTGTGAAATCtaactcaaactcaaattgTTTCCTATATACATTGTAATAAATTCTCAAGGAACATGTGTGGTTGAGAAGTTGAGAGAATATCTTACAGATTTTGTGTCTGGATCAGTGTCAGGTGGCAACCGCAACCAAGCTGAGTACATAACTGATTCTCCTACTGTGATATGTGGAGAATGTATATCAGTCTGCTCACAGTAACCTGATATTCTTGCAAATGTCTTCTGTACCTTGGGGTGCCCTCCTATTCTTATATCTCCTTCAATAGTACCTCCTGTTTTCCTTCCAGAAAGAACATCCATGAGAGTTGTTTTCCCAGCTCCACTGACACCCATCAATGCTGTAAGAATTCCAGGTCTGAATGCTCCTGTAATATCTTTAAGCAACTGAAGCTTTTTCTGTTTGAAACCATGCTCTCTCATTTCCTTTGCAGAGGGAATGAAGTTAACATAAAAACTAATCAGTTTTCCTCAAGGCAACAACCAATGATAATTTTATGTGAATATTAAGTATGATTTGATTACCGGAGGGGTATCAACATAATACTGCACATCCTTAAATGACACTGTCAGTGGTTCAAATGGCAGAGCCAGGGCCATCTTCCCTGTATAACACCAACCGATTCTTCTAATAATTCGGTAACTAATAGTTCTCGTTCATTGTTTCAAATGTAAGATATGAAATTGAGAATTAATTTAGTTAGTAACTGTCTAATCTCACCAAAATTTAACTTTTCTCCCACATTGTGGTAAAGATCAGCTGGAGTTGATACATTCTCTGACTGAGCACTGGTGTTGCAAGCATCTTTCCCTTGTAGTTGAGATAATCTCTTTTCCGAAACAATAGCCCGAGACATATTTGGAGCTGTATTTAGGAAGAGTTTAGAAGTAAACTGACAAAATGTCTTGTAATACTAAACATTATCATCCGtcaattaaattgaacttACGATTTAAGTAAGTTAAGGCTAAAGCAAATCCAAGATCGAAAAGTACTGTGAAGCCGAATAATGCTCCTACCGATATCCAATAGAAAGATCCATCAAAGTTCAGACCATGACTGGTTAGAACTTCATTCCCTAAGGTTGTGTTTCCCTTTGAAACCTAACCATAAAAATTAACTGAAGGTGTTAGCATATTTATGTGACTTGGCAAGGGACTAAAAGACTATATCATCTTCCTTGTACCTTTTGCCAGCGAGGAGCAAGGAATTCATTTAGAGCTGTACCTATTTCCCCATAAGTCATAGGAGAACACCAGAATACCCACCTCAACCAAGGAGGTAGAGAGGCTGAAAAATCACCCCTTATTAGCCTAGTCATTATTGCATGTActttaaagggaaaaaaaactatgAATGGACTTACGTCGTGGCAAAATGAAGCCTCCGCATAAAAACATTACCACTAAGATA
The window above is part of the Prunus dulcis chromosome 1, ALMONDv2, whole genome shotgun sequence genome. Proteins encoded here:
- the LOC117627801 gene encoding pleiotropic drug resistance protein 3-like; its protein translation is MELTPVERNVHSIIEEEDEEVQLQWAAIERLPTLKRLKTSLFDVGGGENGSGGKDSKDYAGKRVVDVTKLRTHERHLFIEKLISHIENDNLKLLQKLRERIDRVNVKLPTVEVRYKNLFVEAECEVVQGKPLPTLWNSLLSLLSVFTKAIWFKSVEAKISILTDVSGIIKPSRLTLLLGPPGCGKTTLLQTLAGKQDKSLKVSGEISYNGHKLDEFVPQKTSAYISEYDLHIPELTVRETIDFSARCQGVRSRADIMMEVSRREKEAGIVPDPDIDTYMKAISVQGQKKNLQTDYVLKILGLDTCSDTMVGDALSRGISGGQKKRLTTGEMIVGPTKALFMDEISTGLDSSTTFQIVTYLQQLVHITDATALVSLLQPAPETFDLFDDVILMGEGKVVYHGPRSHALQFFEDCGFKCPSRKGAADFLQEVISKKDQAQYWKHDNIPYNHVSVDQLSQLFRASYLGNKLDDELSKPYDKSQSHDNTLSFTTYSVSKWELFKACMARELLLMKRNSFVYVFKTVQLIIIAFITMTVFIRTQMAVNLTSANFLLGALFYTLVRHMTNGVAELSLTVTRLPVVYKQRGFYLYPAWAYSIPASMLKVPFSFMDSVLWTATTYYVIGYSPEIKRFFCQFLVLFALHQASTSMCRLVAVIFRTMVAATTCGTFILVVMFLCGGFILPRPSLPPWLRWVFWCSPMTYGEIGTALNEFLAPRWQKVSKGNTTLGNEVLTSHGLNFDGSFYWISVGALFGFTVLFDLGFALALTYLNPPNMSRAIVSEKRLSQLQGKDACNTSAQSENVSTPADLYHNVGEKLNFGKMALALPFEPLTVSFKDVQYYVDTPPEMREHGFKQKKLQLLKDITGAFRPGILTALMGVSGAGKTTLMDVLSGRKTGGTIEGDIRIGGHPKVQKTFARISGYCEQTDIHSPHITVGESVMYSAWLRLPPDTDPDTKSRFVEEVIETIELEDIKDSLVGIPGQSGLSTEQRKRLTIAVELVSNPSIIFMDEPTSGLDARAAAIVMRAVKNVIDTGRTTVCTIHQPSIDIFESFDELILIKTGGQIIYSGILGHQSSKLIEYFEGIPGVPKIKDNYNPATWMLEVTSASVEEELGLDFASIYRESTQYRDTIELVRQLSVPKPGSKDLYFPTPFPQNSWVQFKACLWKQHLSYWRSPEYNLARFMFMISASVLFGIIFWQKGKEINNEQDLLNILGSMYIAVIFLGVTNCNLVLPYVETERTVLYRERFAGMYSSKAYSFAQVAVEMPYTMLQAILFVIITYPTIGYYWSATKVFWYFYATFWTFLYFVYLGMLIASLSTNLDVASILATAVYTILNLFSGFLMPGPKIPKWWVWCYWICPTSWSLNGLLTSQYGDMNKDILIFGEHKTVGSFLQDYYGFHHDGLALVAIVLIAFPVAYASLFAYCIGKLNFQRR